The Chordicoccus furentiruminis DNA window TCAAACGCGATGAACGGATCGCCGCAGATGTCCGCCACCAGCTGCGCCCCGGCTCTCAGTTCGCTCTTGTTGTATCCGAGAACCGCCGGAAACTCCTCATCGATTCCGGCCACCGCCGGGTGATCCGCCTTCACGACGCGCGGAACCACTCCTTCGCAGTGCTCCATCCGGTCGTCGTACGGAAGCAGCTTCACCGGAAGCACCTCCTGAACCGGAGTCGCCCACCACTTTCCCTGTCCGCCGATCCCGTTGAACGTCATATACCCGCCGATCATCAGGATGGATCCGCCCTGCAGAACATAGTCCTTCAGCAGCTGGCAGCGGTTCGGGAACCGCCTGCTCTGCGCGAATGTGGCCGGCGGAATCAGGAGCGTATCCGCCCCGACGTCCGAAAGGATCACACATGCGTATTTTCGGAGTCCCTCCATGGTGAACGGGAACTGTTCGGCCGCGATATGATTCGGCATATAAGTCAGCTCATACCCGGCTGCTTCGATCGCTTTGTCGATCCAGCCGAGCCCCGTCTCATACCTTGATGAGAAGAAGCTGTTGAAACCCTTCACCTCCATCGTCGTCGCGGTCCATGACTCTCCGACAAGCAGCACCTTCTTTGCCATCGTCTTACTCCTTTCCGTGCGGTTGACCGCCCCATTCCAGAATCAGCTTCGCGTAAATCAGGATCGACTGCCAGTACGCTTCCAGCTCAAGCCACTCATTGACCGCGTGGCACTGCGCGAGATTGCCCGGTCCGAACTGAATCGTCGGGCACTTTGCGATATTTCTCCAGAGTCTCGAGTCGCAGCCGGAAGGCGATCCGACGATCTTCACGTCCTTTCCGCGAATTTCGCGGTAGGCCGACTGGAAAGTCCGGACGAACGGATCCTCCGGATCCATCTCAAAGCCGTTCCCCGTCTGATAGACCGAGATAACCGGCATATGCTTCTCCATCCAGGGATCCGCTTTTGCGGTCCGGTTCACTGTATCCGTAAACTCATCGATCACCTGCTGCATTGACATCAGCCCGGGCACAAAGTGGACGCAGGTCTGGAACATACAGTCCCCCGGCACCGTCGAGCCGGCCGTTCCGCCGCGGATTACGCCGATATTCAGGTTCGGCGCAGGAAGCAGCGGATGCTTATAGGTGAGCAGCCAGTCATGCTCCTTCTCGTTGAGGGCGCTGATCACCTTGATCGCCTTGTCGATCGCGCTGACCCCGTTCTTCTTCCCTCCGGAATGACAGGATTTGCCCTCGAACGTCACCTGAAAGAACACCCAGCCCATATGATCCAGCACCAGCTCGTCGCTCGTTCCCTCGCAGTTCACGACGCCGTCGGCCTTCAGCCCGCGCATCACCGCCTGCATGGAGCCGTTTCCGCCGCCCTCCTCGTCGCAGACCGACGTGATCGTGACGTCGCCGGGCAGTTCAAGGCCCGCGTCCTGAATCAGCTTCACCGCCAGCGCGGACGCCATCAGCCCGCCTTTCATATCGGCTGCGCCTCTCCCGAAAATCTTTCCGTCCCGGACGTCCGCCTGATACGGCGGCGTGGTCCACTCGCCCGGATCTCCCTCCGGCATGACATCGATATGGCTGTTGAACAGAAGGCTCTTCCCGCCTTTCTTCCCGCCAAACGTAGCGTAGACATTGTACCGGTCTGTCTGGTCATGCCCGAGATTGCCTTCATGATAGCGGTCAAAGCAATCCCTGATGACCGCCTCGTCCATCGGATCGCAGTCAATCCGGTTCGCGCCCATGGAGCGGAACAGCCCGACCATATAGTCCTGCCCCTTCTTCTCCAGTCCGCCGTCGATTCCATGTCCGAGATCATGCGTGTCAATGTTGATCAGCCCGATCAGACGGTCCAGATATTCTTTTTTATGTGCTTCCAGTGTCGTTTCCAGTATGCCCATGTCCGTCTCTCCTCAGTCATAATTCCGGATGCAGGACTCCACGATATCCCAGAACTTCTCCACGTCGATATCGGTTGCCACATGCATGTTCGGCTCAAGCTTCATGTATCCGAACAGATCGCAGTTCGTCCGCCCGTAGGACTCCGTGCTCCGGATGTCGACGGATCCGTGAACGTACCGGAGCGTCAGCACGTCCGGATCAATCAGATAGGCGATCGTCGTCGGATCATGCAGCGGACCGCCCTCCCATCCGAAGACTTCCTTCTGCGTCCTGCAGAAAAAGCGCATCAGATCCGCGAAGAGATGCGCGGCCTTGTTGCCGACTTTCTCCATCCGCTCCACGATGGCCGGATAGCAGAGGACCTTCCGCGTGATGTCCAGTCCGCACATCGTAAGCGGCACGCCACTGTTGAACACAACGTAGGCTGCGTCGCCGTCCGCGGCGATATTGAACTCCGCCGCCGGCGTGATGTTGCCGTTCGTGTACGCGCCTCCCATAAAGACGATCTGTCTGATCTTCGGAATGATCCTCGGCTCCATCCGCATCGCCATCGCCACGTTCGTCATCGGCCCGGTGATCACCAGCGTGATGTCCCCGTCCGACTCCATGAGCTTCCTGCAGAGAAATGCAACCGCGTGCTCCTTCTCAAGCGGCTTGACCAGCGGTTCGAACACCGGGCCGTCCAGACCGGATTTCCCGTGAATGTCGCCGGCCGTCAGCCGGTTTCGGATCATCGGTCCGGGGCATCCCGCGTAGACCGGAATATCCAGTCCGAGGTACTGGCAGACATTCCTTGCGTTTTCCTGTGTATGGTCCAGCGTCTGATTGCCGGACACGGTTGTGATCGCCAGAAGGTCAAGCGCCGGATGCTTCGCCGCCATCATGATCGCGACGGCGTCGTCATGTCCGGGATCACAGTCAAGTATAATCTTTGTCTTTTCCATTTTCTTTCCTCACTCAATCAAGTCAAACGAACCAGATCATTTTGTCACAGGCGCGCCTCTCTACCCTCTGCATACCCGGGAAGCTCCTCTCCCGCGCCCCCTTTTCCCGCACTGCGTGTGCGCGTCATTTTGCCGAATCCGCGCTGATCAGCGCGGACTGCTTCCGTCTGCTGATGCTGAGCTTCGTCGCCATCGAGATCGCAAGCACGATAATCGTGACGATATACGGCATCATCAGCACGAACTGGGAAGGCAGACCGTACGCCTGAAGACGCGCGCCGACCGAGTCCGCGAAGCCGAACAGCAGGCATCCGAGAGACGATTTGACCGGATTCGCGCCGCCGAAGAACATCGCCGCGACGCCCATGAATCCGCGGCTGCTGGTCATATTCTCAACGAACTGACTGCTGTATCCCAGGGAAAGATGCGCGCCCGCCAGTCCTCCGATCAGACCGGAGATCGCCATCGCCCGGTACTTGACCGCGTTCACGTTGATGGCCGCCGTCTTCGCCGCCTCCGCGAACTGTCCGACAGCCCGCAGTCTGAGGCCCCATACGGTCTTGTAGATGAAGAAATAGAGAATCGCGATCAGCGCGATCACAAACCATTCCAGAAGGTTCCAGTTATTGAACAGTTCGTTCAGTACCTCGACATGGTCGAAAACGGGGATATGCACCTTGGGAATCGGGACGATATCCGGGCTGGAAAACGAACCGTTCTGGCCGAACATTGCCTGAATCAGGAACTTGGTGATCGCGAGCGCGAACATGTTGATGCCCATGCCGATCCCGCAGATATCCGCACCGAACCTGATATGCCCGACGGCCATAATCATCGAAATCGCAAGTCCCGCCGCCATCGCGGCCAGAATCCCGAGGAACCAGCTTCCCGTGAAATAGCTGACGATGACCGCGAAATAAGCCCCGACCAGCATGATGCCTTCTGTTCCGATGTTCAGGATATCCGCCTGCTGCGTCACGGAAGCGCAGAGCGTCGCGTAGATGATCGGCGTCGCCGCGCGGAAGGTAGCGTAGATCAGCGAAAGATTGAAGACCTTACTGAGAATCTGAATCATGTTCCTGCCCTCCTTCTGCATGGCCGCTGACATTCCGGACCGCCTTCGCCGGCTTTTTCACTTTGATAAAGTCGAACAGGGTTTCCATGGTCGCGATGATGATGAAGATCGCCGTGATCGTATCAACCAGCCCCTTGGGAACGCCGGTTGCCTGCTGCATACCCATCGCGCCGGATTTCAGAATCGCGAGGAAGAACGCCATAAACGGCGTCGCAATCACGTTGCTCTTTACGATCAGAGCGGCCAGCATGCCGTTGTTGCCGAGGTTTGTCGCGAAGTTGTTCAGGAAGTAGCCGTACACGCCCAGCACCTCGATGGTGCCCGCGATGCCGCCGAGCATGCCGGACATCACCATCGCCTTCATGAAGATATGCCTGGAGTTGATGCCCGCATAGTCGGCGGCATGCGGATTGGTTCCGACCATCCGCAGCTTATACCCGAGATTGGTCCGGTACAGCATGAAAATATTCAGGATCACGAGCCCGATTGCGATGAAGAGTCCCGCATTCACGCTGGACGGAATCATGAACTGCGGCAGACGGACGGCAATGTTCGGGGACTGCGGATTCGCGGATCCGGCCGACATCGGCCCGCTGACAAGATACGAGGTGATATAGAGCGCGACCGAGTTCATCAGAATGGTCGTGCAGACTTCGCTGACGTTGTAGTACGCCTTCAGCCAGGCGGGAATCAGCGCCCAGAGTCCGGTCACGACCATCGCGCCCAGGAAGCACGCGAGCATCAGCAGCGGCGTCGGAAGAAACGTCCATTTCCAGCCGATATAGGCTGCGGTGATACCTCCGAGGAATACTTCGCCTTCCACTCCGACATTGAACGCACCGGCCTGCGCTGCGATCACGAAGGCCACCGACGTAAGAAGAAGAGGGGTAAGCGAGGCAAGCGTCGTACCGAGATTCATCTTCCCGACAAAAGCGCCCCGCAGCAGTGCGGCGTACGCCGCGATTGGATTCTGCCCGATCGCGATGATCAGAACCGCGCCGATCAGAAAGGTAAGCAGCATCGTGAGCAGGATTCTGACGATTCCTTTTGTGATTTTTCCCATTTAGTCCGCGCTCCTCTCCTGCGCCGCCTGACCGCCCATCATCAGCAGTCCCAGCGTACTCTCATTCGCTTCGGAAGCCGGCATCTCACCGGTGATCTTTCCTTCATGCATGACGATGATCCGGTCGGACAGCGCCATGATTTCCTCGAGCTCAGCCGAGATGAGGAGCACGCCGCATCCCTGCTGTTTCGCCTTCTCCAGCGTATTCCGGATGATCTCAATCGCGCCGACATCAACACCCCGGGTCGGCTGGGAGGCGATCAGAAGCTGCTTCTTCTGCGAAACCTCTCTCGCGACGACCACCTTCTGCGCGTTTCCGCCGGACAGCGAGGACGTCGGAAGATGCGGATCGTTCGGACGGATATCAAACTGACGGATCATCTCTTCCGCATATGCGTCCTGCGCCTTCCGGTTTGTCAGCCCGTTCCGGGTGAACGGCGCTTCATCGATCTGATCGGACACCAGATTCTCGCTGATCGACATCGCGCGGTCGAGCCCTGTCTTGTTCCGGTCCTCCGGAATGTGCGCAAGTCCCGCCTTTCTGGTCTTCGCGGGCCCCTTGTTTGTGACATCCTGCCCGCATACGAGGATCTTTCCCTTCTCGACTTTGCGCATCCCGGTGATGGCCTCCGCCAGCTCGCTCTGTCCGTTTCCATCGATCCCGGCGATCCCGACGATCTCGCCGGCCCGCACCTGAAACGAAATGCCCCGGATCTTGGAAGTCTCCTTCTGACTCGGGATCCACGCGTCCTGAACGTCCAGAATCGTCTCTCCGGCCTTCGAGGCGTTCTTCTCAATGTTCAGGAAGACCTCCCGCCCGATCATCCGCTTCGTGAGATCCAGCGGGGATGTCTCCGACTTGTTCACGGTGCCCATGTATTTCCCCTGCCGCATCACCGTGATCCGGTCTGAAATCTCCATCACCTCATCCAGCTTGTGGGAAATAAAGACGATCGACTTGCCCGCCGCCTTCAGGTTGTTCAGAATCTTGAAGAGATTCTCCGCCTCCTGAGGCGTGAGTACCGCGGTCGGCTCGTCAAGGATGATCGTGTCCGCGCCGCGCATCAGAATCTTGATAATCTCAACACGCTGGGCCTCGCCGACGGAAATCTGACTCACCCTGCGGTCAAGCGGAACTTCCATCTTATACTCATCGATATACTTCTGAACCGACTTTCTGGCCGTGTCGAAATCGATTCTGAGTCCCTTCTTCGGCTCAAACCCGAGAATGGTGTTCTCCAGCACCGAAAGTTCCCCGACCAGCATAAACTCCTGATGCACCATGCCGATCCCATGCTCGATCGCAGTCTTCGGCGTCAGGTTCGGTATTTCCTCCCCTTTCACCCGGATCACGCCGCTGTCAATCGGATACATGCCGTACAGCAGCTTCATCATTGTGGATTTACCCGCACCGTTTTCTCCGATCAGCGAGTGAATCTCGCCCTTTTTCAGGGTGAACTGCCCGTTGTTGACTGCCGTCACATGACCGAAGGTTTTCACGATGTCATGCATCTCTACGACATACTCACTCATGCATTTACCTCATAATGTAAATTTGGCCGCTGTGCCAGCACGGCAACACAGCGGCCATAATTCAGGGTCCACCTTGTGTCATTGATGAGTTATTCAGCTGCCGATTCCACCGCGGATTCCACGGTCGATTCCGCGGAGCCCGGTCCGAATCCTTCGTAGTTGTCCACAACGATCTTGCCGCTGATGATCTGATCACTCAGATCGTTCACCTTATCGACGATATCCTGCGGGAACTTGTCTCCCAGCGCTTCTTTCATAACGGAGAAATCCGTCAGGCTGACGCCGCCCTTCGCGAGGTCAAGGTACTGAGTCGTACCGCCCTTGAAGCTTCCGTCCACAACCGACTTGATGACCAGATAGCAGGCGTTGTCAACGCGCTTCACCATGGAAGTCAGAACGCTGCCCGGCTGATCGTTGTCCTGGTTCAGATCGACGCCGATCGCGTACTTGCCGGCCTCTTTCGCCGCCTCAAGAACACCCGCGCCGGTTCCGGACGCCACGTTCATGACGATGTCCGCGCCCTGATCATACTGCGCGAGCGTCAGCTCCTTGCCCTTCAGCGGGTTCTGCCACTCGCCGGCGAACGCCTGCAGGATCTGAATGTCCGGATCAATGTACTTCGCGCCCTGCTCATAGCCCGTGTAGAAATCGTGCAGAACCGGAATATCCATACCGCCGACCCAGCCGATGATGTGATCCTTGTTCACGCCCTCGATGTCCGTCTTCTGAGTGAACATCGCGGCTGCCGCGCCCGCGAGGAACGAGCCCTGGTTCTGCGCGAAGCTGATGGACTCGACATTCGGAAGGTCAACTGTGGTATCGATAACCGCAAACTTGGTGTCCGGATAGCTGGGACCGTACTCCGTGATGAAGTCCGCGATATTGGAAGATGCGCCGATGACCAGATCGTACCCGTCCTCACATGCGGACAGAAGATTTGCCTTCCATTCGTCAGCGGTTGAACCTTCCAGACTCTTCAGTTCAATTCCGAAATCCTTTACCGCTCTCTGCGCGCCTTCGTTGCAGGAATCGTTGTAACTCTTGTCGCCGAGATTGCCGGTGTAGACGATGCAGACACGGATCCCGGACCCGTCAATCTTGCTTTCCGCCGTCGAATCCGCCAGAACCGAACCGC harbors:
- a CDS encoding glutamine amidotransferase — protein: MAKKVLLVGESWTATTMEVKGFNSFFSSRYETGLGWIDKAIEAAGYELTYMPNHIAAEQFPFTMEGLRKYACVILSDVGADTLLIPPATFAQSRRFPNRCQLLKDYVLQGGSILMIGGYMTFNGIGGQGKWWATPVQEVLPVKLLPYDDRMEHCEGVVPRVVKADHPAVAGIDEEFPAVLGYNKSELRAGAQLVADICGDPFIAFEDFGSGRSGIFSTDCAPHWAPEEFCGWKHYNRLFKNMLDYLTEKQ
- a CDS encoding M20 family metallopeptidase; protein product: MGILETTLEAHKKEYLDRLIGLINIDTHDLGHGIDGGLEKKGQDYMVGLFRSMGANRIDCDPMDEAVIRDCFDRYHEGNLGHDQTDRYNVYATFGGKKGGKSLLFNSHIDVMPEGDPGEWTTPPYQADVRDGKIFGRGAADMKGGLMASALAVKLIQDAGLELPGDVTITSVCDEEGGGNGSMQAVMRGLKADGVVNCEGTSDELVLDHMGWVFFQVTFEGKSCHSGGKKNGVSAIDKAIKVISALNEKEHDWLLTYKHPLLPAPNLNIGVIRGGTAGSTVPGDCMFQTCVHFVPGLMSMQQVIDEFTDTVNRTAKADPWMEKHMPVISVYQTGNGFEMDPEDPFVRTFQSAYREIRGKDVKIVGSPSGCDSRLWRNIAKCPTIQFGPGNLAQCHAVNEWLELEAYWQSILIYAKLILEWGGQPHGKE
- a CDS encoding nucleoside hydrolase, whose protein sequence is MEKTKIILDCDPGHDDAVAIMMAAKHPALDLLAITTVSGNQTLDHTQENARNVCQYLGLDIPVYAGCPGPMIRNRLTAGDIHGKSGLDGPVFEPLVKPLEKEHAVAFLCRKLMESDGDITLVITGPMTNVAMAMRMEPRIIPKIRQIVFMGGAYTNGNITPAAEFNIAADGDAAYVVFNSGVPLTMCGLDITRKVLCYPAIVERMEKVGNKAAHLFADLMRFFCRTQKEVFGWEGGPLHDPTTIAYLIDPDVLTLRYVHGSVDIRSTESYGRTNCDLFGYMKLEPNMHVATDIDVEKFWDIVESCIRNYD
- a CDS encoding ABC transporter permease, producing MIQILSKVFNLSLIYATFRAATPIIYATLCASVTQQADILNIGTEGIMLVGAYFAVIVSYFTGSWFLGILAAMAAGLAISMIMAVGHIRFGADICGIGMGINMFALAITKFLIQAMFGQNGSFSSPDIVPIPKVHIPVFDHVEVLNELFNNWNLLEWFVIALIAILYFFIYKTVWGLRLRAVGQFAEAAKTAAINVNAVKYRAMAISGLIGGLAGAHLSLGYSSQFVENMTSSRGFMGVAAMFFGGANPVKSSLGCLLFGFADSVGARLQAYGLPSQFVLMMPYIVTIIVLAISMATKLSISRRKQSALISADSAK
- a CDS encoding ABC transporter permease; the encoded protein is MGKITKGIVRILLTMLLTFLIGAVLIIAIGQNPIAAYAALLRGAFVGKMNLGTTLASLTPLLLTSVAFVIAAQAGAFNVGVEGEVFLGGITAAYIGWKWTFLPTPLLMLACFLGAMVVTGLWALIPAWLKAYYNVSEVCTTILMNSVALYITSYLVSGPMSAGSANPQSPNIAVRLPQFMIPSSVNAGLFIAIGLVILNIFMLYRTNLGYKLRMVGTNPHAADYAGINSRHIFMKAMVMSGMLGGIAGTIEVLGVYGYFLNNFATNLGNNGMLAALIVKSNVIATPFMAFFLAILKSGAMGMQQATGVPKGLVDTITAIFIIIATMETLFDFIKVKKPAKAVRNVSGHAEGGQEHDSDSQ
- a CDS encoding ABC transporter ATP-binding protein, translated to MSEYVVEMHDIVKTFGHVTAVNNGQFTLKKGEIHSLIGENGAGKSTMMKLLYGMYPIDSGVIRVKGEEIPNLTPKTAIEHGIGMVHQEFMLVGELSVLENTILGFEPKKGLRIDFDTARKSVQKYIDEYKMEVPLDRRVSQISVGEAQRVEIIKILMRGADTIILDEPTAVLTPQEAENLFKILNNLKAAGKSIVFISHKLDEVMEISDRITVMRQGKYMGTVNKSETSPLDLTKRMIGREVFLNIEKNASKAGETILDVQDAWIPSQKETSKIRGISFQVRAGEIVGIAGIDGNGQSELAEAITGMRKVEKGKILVCGQDVTNKGPAKTRKAGLAHIPEDRNKTGLDRAMSISENLVSDQIDEAPFTRNGLTNRKAQDAYAEEMIRQFDIRPNDPHLPTSSLSGGNAQKVVVAREVSQKKQLLIASQPTRGVDVGAIEIIRNTLEKAKQQGCGVLLISAELEEIMALSDRIIVMHEGKITGEMPASEANESTLGLLMMGGQAAQERSAD
- a CDS encoding BMP family lipoprotein encodes the protein MKKALALSLAVAMTFGMSGSVLADSTAESKIDGSGIRVCIVYTGNLGDKSYNDSCNEGAQRAVKDFGIELKSLEGSTADEWKANLLSACEDGYDLVIGASSNIADFITEYGPSYPDTKFAVIDTTVDLPNVESISFAQNQGSFLAGAAAAMFTQKTDIEGVNKDHIIGWVGGMDIPVLHDFYTGYEQGAKYIDPDIQILQAFAGEWQNPLKGKELTLAQYDQGADIVMNVASGTGAGVLEAAKEAGKYAIGVDLNQDNDQPGSVLTSMVKRVDNACYLVIKSVVDGSFKGGTTQYLDLAKGGVSLTDFSVMKEALGDKFPQDIVDKVNDLSDQIISGKIVVDNYEGFGPGSAESTVESAVESAAE